The following coding sequences lie in one Bifidobacterium sp. ESL0690 genomic window:
- a CDS encoding aromatic amino acid transport family protein encodes MATAQNQPAKRRTQDVKTEMPKEKQVSEDYVRKWHGQDVRWMLSLFGTAIGAGVLFLPIDVGGVGTLGLVLTIIIALPLAYFAHRAMCRFVLSAKNPGDDITDVVEQHFGFGFGMVFTLIYFAQIFVLLMVYSISITNTAESFIVNQLHMHAPPRGLLSLILIAILIVIVTCGTTIVTRVMSWMTWPVIAVLVLFALYLIPRWNPSMLTSYPQNAGGGLDLGKLVLNLWLLIPVIVLTFDHSAIVSSFSVNVRLEYGAKYAERKAIKILKVGEPMMVAVVLFFVISSDLALDPASLAKAKVQNVSILSYLANILNSPVISWVAALTSFFCIFKAFLGHYLGVEEGLGGIIRKVAQTRNRVIKRGPLRVAVNVIMFFACWFIAWANPSVIGMLETMAGPLIAFVLMLLPMYAIHKVPVLQKYKGKASNVFIFVVGLIAVTAIFYNIVELFM; translated from the coding sequence ATGGCAACAGCACAAAACCAGCCGGCAAAACGACGAACGCAAGACGTAAAGACTGAAATGCCCAAAGAGAAGCAGGTCAGCGAAGACTATGTGCGCAAATGGCACGGCCAGGACGTGCGCTGGATGCTGAGCCTTTTCGGTACGGCCATCGGTGCGGGTGTCCTCTTTCTGCCGATCGACGTAGGCGGGGTCGGTACGCTCGGCTTGGTGCTGACCATCATCATTGCGCTGCCGTTGGCCTATTTCGCGCACCGAGCGATGTGCCGGTTTGTGCTTTCTGCCAAGAACCCGGGCGATGACATCACCGACGTGGTCGAGCAGCATTTCGGTTTTGGTTTCGGCATGGTGTTCACGCTGATTTATTTCGCCCAGATTTTCGTGCTGCTGATGGTCTATTCCATTTCCATCACCAACACCGCCGAAAGCTTCATCGTCAACCAGCTGCACATGCACGCGCCGCCGCGAGGGCTACTTTCCCTGATTCTGATCGCCATCCTCATCGTCATCGTCACCTGTGGCACCACCATCGTCACCCGGGTGATGAGCTGGATGACGTGGCCGGTCATCGCGGTCCTGGTCCTGTTCGCGCTTTACCTTATCCCGCGCTGGAACCCCTCCATGCTCACCAGCTATCCGCAGAACGCGGGCGGCGGCCTCGACTTGGGCAAGCTGGTGCTGAACCTGTGGCTGCTCATCCCGGTGATCGTGCTCACCTTCGACCATTCCGCCATCGTCTCTTCCTTCTCCGTGAACGTGCGTCTGGAATACGGCGCGAAATACGCCGAACGCAAGGCCATCAAGATCCTCAAGGTGGGGGAGCCCATGATGGTCGCCGTCGTCCTGTTCTTCGTCATTTCCAGCGATCTGGCGCTTGACCCGGCAAGCCTTGCCAAGGCCAAGGTGCAGAACGTTTCCATCCTGAGCTACCTTGCCAATATCCTCAACAGCCCGGTCATCTCCTGGGTGGCGGCGCTCACTTCCTTCTTCTGCATTTTCAAGGCGTTCCTTGGCCATTACCTCGGCGTCGAAGAGGGACTTGGCGGCATCATCCGCAAGGTGGCGCAGACGCGGAACCGCGTCATCAAGCGCGGCCCGCTGCGTGTGGCCGTCAATGTCATCATGTTCTTCGCCTGCTGGTTCATCGCTTGGGCAAATCCTTCCGTCATCGGCATGCTCGAGACCATGGCCGGTCCGCTGATCGCCTTCGTGCTGATGCTCCTGCCGATGTATGCCATCCACAAGGTGCCGGTCTTGCAGAAGTACAAGGGCAAAGCCAGTAACGTGTTCATTTTCGTGGTCGGCCTCATCGCCGTCACCGCAATCTTCTACAACATCGTGGAACTGTTCATGTGA
- the serS gene encoding serine--tRNA ligase has product MLDIQFIREHPDVVRESQRKRGESVELVDEVLKQDETRRAALKSYEEARASQKAMGKKVAQAAPDEKAALIAQTKDLANKVAEYKRTSDDAAEAYTKAMWQFSNIVEPEAPEGGEDDYVVVQKVGTPRDFKAEGFEPKDHLTLGVGVAGIDMRRGVKVSGSRFYFLRGAVARMQIAMLTMAVDQAEENGFTLAITPTLVRPEVMAGTGFLNSHADEIYRLREPDDQYLVGTSEVALAGMHENEILDLGNGPLKYCGWSSCYRREAGAAGKDTSGIIRVHQFDKVEMFVYCKQEESREMHKQLLGMEEQMLAKVEVPYRTIDTAAGDLGSSAARKFDNEAWVPTQGRYRELTSTSNCTEYQARRLNIRERTEDGSTRPVSTLNGTLATTRWLVAILENHQQKDGSIEIPKAMRPYMGGREVIEPTKWEA; this is encoded by the coding sequence ATGCTAGATATTCAATTTATTCGTGAACATCCCGATGTCGTGCGCGAATCCCAGCGCAAGCGCGGGGAATCCGTCGAGCTTGTGGACGAGGTTTTGAAGCAGGATGAGACCCGCCGCGCGGCCCTGAAATCGTACGAGGAGGCACGTGCCAGCCAGAAGGCCATGGGCAAGAAGGTCGCCCAGGCTGCGCCTGACGAGAAGGCCGCGCTGATCGCGCAGACCAAGGACTTGGCCAACAAGGTCGCCGAATACAAGAGGACTTCCGACGATGCCGCCGAAGCCTACACCAAGGCCATGTGGCAGTTCTCCAACATCGTCGAGCCCGAGGCTCCCGAAGGCGGCGAAGACGATTACGTGGTGGTGCAGAAGGTCGGCACGCCGCGTGATTTCAAGGCCGAGGGCTTCGAGCCCAAGGACCATCTGACGCTGGGTGTCGGCGTGGCCGGCATCGATATGCGTCGTGGCGTCAAGGTTTCCGGATCGCGCTTCTACTTCCTGCGCGGCGCCGTCGCCCGCATGCAGATCGCGATGCTTACCATGGCTGTCGATCAGGCCGAAGAGAACGGCTTTACGCTGGCCATTACGCCGACGCTTGTGCGTCCTGAAGTCATGGCCGGAACCGGCTTCCTGAATTCGCATGCCGATGAAATCTACCGTCTGCGCGAACCTGACGATCAGTACCTGGTCGGCACCTCCGAAGTGGCGCTCGCCGGCATGCATGAAAACGAGATCCTTGACTTGGGCAACGGGCCGCTGAAGTATTGTGGCTGGTCGAGCTGCTACCGCCGTGAGGCCGGTGCCGCGGGCAAGGATACCTCTGGCATCATCCGCGTCCACCAGTTCGACAAGGTGGAGATGTTCGTCTACTGCAAGCAGGAGGAATCCCGCGAGATGCACAAGCAGCTGCTTGGCATGGAAGAGCAGATGCTGGCCAAGGTCGAGGTGCCCTACCGCACCATCGACACCGCCGCCGGCGACCTCGGTTCCTCCGCCGCCCGCAAGTTCGACAACGAGGCTTGGGTGCCGACGCAAGGCCGCTACCGCGAGCTCACGTCCACCTCGAACTGCACCGAGTACCAGGCCCGCCGCCTGAACATCCGCGAGCGCACCGAGGACGGCTCCACCCGCCCGGTCTCCACCTTGAACGGCACGCTGGCAACCACACGCTGGCTCGTCGCGATTCTCGAGAACCATCAGCAGAAGGACGGTTCCATCGAGATTCCGAAGGCCATGCGTCCCTACATGGGCGGCCGCGAGGTCATCGAGCCCACCAAATGGGAGGCGTGA
- a CDS encoding GNAT family N-acetyltransferase, which translates to MSELDLTIKTTDELNPSELLEIFRERVKVFVVEQHCPYQEVDDKDFTATHVMLQRDGKLAAYTRIIKHDDGVHISFGRVLVVQEYRGHGYAKQIVSTTLQEIAKRHPGQGVKIQAQSYLKDFYASFGFKSISAVYLEDGIPHVDMVLEKRAQD; encoded by the coding sequence ATGTCTGAGCTGGATTTGACCATCAAGACCACCGACGAACTTAACCCTTCGGAACTTCTGGAAATCTTCCGGGAACGTGTGAAGGTATTCGTCGTCGAACAGCACTGCCCATACCAAGAAGTCGACGACAAGGACTTCACTGCGACCCATGTCATGTTGCAGCGCGATGGCAAGCTGGCGGCCTACACGCGAATCATCAAGCATGACGATGGCGTCCACATCAGTTTCGGACGAGTACTGGTAGTTCAGGAATATCGCGGTCACGGATATGCCAAACAGATTGTCAGCACAACTCTTCAGGAGATTGCCAAGCGGCACCCAGGCCAAGGCGTCAAAATCCAAGCGCAAAGCTATCTGAAGGATTTCTACGCTTCATTTGGGTTCAAGTCCATTTCGGCGGTGTATCTGGAAGATGGTATTCCGCACGTTGATATGGTGTTGGAGAAACGAGCACAAGATTAG
- a CDS encoding polymorphic toxin type 44 domain-containing protein codes for MVVYDSGDSDALMNALQANLKGAGEVFGRLSKGSSHLVDTVNSGMLKGAAYTAGREMFVMYIDPMVQKLSEAVGDIQNDLNAYRASDGEIRAIDSHIDGEDVKKKLDNTNHMIDVVQQEIKDQKRTLSMLVTSSDEIGASEDNYKIRDGVNSSIDKLKKQLSKLESLKADYDEEIVALNTFTNDTASLFKDSAQVFKDAMRGVKVINSTRANADGSIVFPPGADMSWLAALRKDKLSTPVDKRDPSTLPDSYRAKIKDIQNDPTITDSTEKAKRIRKVYEEWLHSLAPDAFDDYAKARREYDKKKAEWEKNHPHQKYAIGPDDDPDVLAADKKLTEVLHSTHVDIRKVVRGLGDDVARISGADDLGEFYDMVQTKHALDLKNATRGNDTYSIWSRGWDGNPTEKNGAPQGDFLGNYLYGYYGDQVGIGTDMLKAGAGIQQMMHDNGFHIKGDKDNIFKDWGDNPGDQQAIQEGMDDYGRQKEKEQSEGSY; via the coding sequence ATGGTAGTCTATGATTCCGGTGATTCGGACGCCTTGATGAATGCTCTGCAAGCCAATTTAAAGGGTGCCGGTGAGGTGTTCGGACGGCTTTCAAAAGGCAGTAGTCATCTTGTGGATACTGTGAACTCTGGGATGCTGAAGGGGGCGGCGTATACGGCCGGCAGGGAAATGTTCGTCATGTATATCGACCCGATGGTGCAAAAACTTAGCGAGGCCGTCGGGGACATACAGAACGATTTGAACGCATACCGAGCCTCCGACGGAGAGATACGCGCAATTGACAGTCACATCGACGGTGAAGATGTCAAGAAAAAGCTCGACAACACGAACCATATGATCGACGTCGTGCAGCAAGAGATCAAAGACCAAAAACGGACGTTGAGCATGCTTGTCACTTCATCGGATGAGATAGGTGCTTCGGAGGATAACTATAAAATCAGGGATGGGGTGAATTCCTCGATTGATAAGCTGAAAAAGCAGCTTAGCAAACTGGAAAGTCTGAAGGCCGATTACGACGAGGAAATCGTTGCCCTTAACACGTTCACCAACGACACTGCATCTCTGTTTAAAGATAGTGCACAAGTATTTAAAGATGCGATGCGGGGCGTGAAGGTCATCAACAGCACTCGCGCCAATGCAGACGGATCAATCGTCTTCCCGCCTGGCGCCGATATGAGCTGGTTGGCAGCATTAAGGAAAGACAAACTCTCTACCCCGGTTGACAAGCGAGACCCGAGTACCCTGCCTGACTCCTACCGCGCCAAAATCAAGGATATCCAAAATGATCCCACCATCACTGATTCAACAGAAAAAGCCAAAAGAATCAGAAAGGTTTACGAGGAGTGGTTGCATTCCTTGGCACCTGATGCCTTCGATGATTATGCCAAGGCCAGAAGAGAATATGATAAGAAAAAAGCAGAGTGGGAAAAGAATCATCCTCACCAAAAGTACGCCATTGGTCCGGACGATGATCCTGATGTTCTCGCTGCCGATAAGAAGCTTACTGAGGTTCTGCATTCCACCCACGTCGACATCCGTAAAGTTGTTCGTGGCTTAGGAGACGATGTTGCCAGGATTTCCGGAGCCGATGACTTAGGCGAATTCTACGATATGGTACAAACCAAACATGCACTCGATCTGAAAAACGCTACGCGTGGCAACGATACCTATTCCATATGGTCGAGGGGATGGGACGGCAATCCCACGGAAAAGAATGGAGCGCCTCAAGGGGACTTCCTAGGCAACTACTTGTACGGCTATTATGGTGACCAGGTTGGCATCGGCACGGACATGCTCAAGGCTGGTGCCGGTATCCAGCAAATGATGCACGATAACGGATTCCATATCAAGGGTGACAAGGACAACATATTTAAAGATTGGGGAGATAATCCTGGCGATCAGCAGGCGATTCAGGAAGGGATGGATGACTATGGGCGACAAAAGGAAAAAGAGCAGAGTGAAGGCAGTTATTAG
- a CDS encoding HAD family hydrolase, whose protein sequence is MKTAITDVVFGLDNVLVQWDGRRPITGQYPEGIADMMFDPGDEWGMEFYLAMLECGWSEERVLASFELHHGPAIAWVLKMYLDHEEDGFVGMMPGMGDLLRDLDVAGIRLWGLTNTTKKHLALAQQRFPELGLLRDFMASSEAGLRLPDPVLVRHAIERFNIDSRTTLFVDSNEPIVKKLEGFGFQAVVFKDASSLRNKISALA, encoded by the coding sequence TTGAAGACTGCAATAACCGACGTGGTGTTTGGACTCGATAATGTGCTGGTTCAATGGGACGGTCGGCGGCCGATTACCGGACAGTATCCCGAAGGTATCGCGGATATGATGTTTGACCCGGGTGATGAGTGGGGGATGGAGTTTTACTTGGCGATGCTCGAATGCGGATGGAGCGAGGAACGGGTGCTCGCCTCGTTCGAGTTGCACCATGGGCCGGCTATTGCTTGGGTGCTTAAGATGTACCTCGATCACGAAGAGGACGGATTTGTCGGTATGATGCCGGGGATGGGTGATTTATTGCGAGATCTGGACGTTGCTGGGATTCGGTTGTGGGGACTGACGAATACCACGAAAAAGCATCTGGCCTTAGCGCAGCAGCGTTTCCCGGAACTTGGCTTGCTGCGAGACTTTATGGCTTCGTCTGAAGCAGGGCTCCGTTTGCCTGACCCTGTTCTGGTACGTCATGCAATTGAACGTTTCAATATTGATTCAAGAACCACTCTGTTCGTCGATAGCAATGAGCCAATCGTCAAGAAGCTTGAAGGCTTTGGCTTCCAAGCGGTTGTATTCAAAGACGCAAGCAGTTTGCGAAACAAAATTTCAGCGCTCGCTTGA
- a CDS encoding response regulator transcription factor, with amino-acid sequence MRQTGDGNNMKSVSTGGAAESGQANTDSRNGNQPLGDHRAIRVAVVDDHEMFRAGVIATLSPHFTIVGQAPDVEGSVAMIADTKPDVVLLDVHVPGGEGGGGAEILIKSHPLSPDSAFLALSVSDSPKDVGAVIRAGARGYVTKTISGDDLISSIIQVNEGYAVFSPKLAGFVLSTFQGTGQAEHDDELDKLSHREQEVMRLIARGYTYKEIAAELFISIKTVETHVSAVLKKLQLSNRTELTRWAADRRIV; translated from the coding sequence ATGAGACAGACAGGTGACGGCAACAACATGAAAAGCGTATCTACCGGCGGCGCGGCCGAGTCCGGCCAGGCGAATACCGACTCGCGAAACGGCAATCAACCGCTCGGCGATCATCGCGCCATCCGCGTGGCCGTTGTCGACGACCACGAGATGTTTCGTGCCGGTGTCATCGCGACGCTGAGCCCGCATTTCACCATCGTCGGGCAGGCGCCGGATGTCGAAGGCTCGGTGGCGATGATTGCCGACACGAAGCCGGACGTGGTGCTGCTCGACGTCCACGTTCCCGGAGGCGAAGGCGGAGGCGGCGCGGAAATCCTCATCAAATCGCACCCGCTCTCCCCCGATTCCGCATTCCTCGCGCTTTCTGTCTCCGATTCCCCGAAGGATGTCGGAGCGGTTATCCGAGCCGGGGCACGCGGCTATGTCACCAAAACCATCAGCGGCGATGACCTGATTTCCTCAATCATCCAAGTGAACGAAGGCTACGCCGTTTTCTCCCCGAAACTGGCCGGATTCGTGCTCTCCACCTTCCAAGGCACAGGACAGGCCGAACATGACGACGAACTCGACAAACTCTCCCACCGCGAGCAGGAAGTCATGCGCCTCATCGCGCGCGGCTACACTTACAAGGAAATCGCCGCAGAACTGTTCATCTCCATCAAGACGGTGGAAACCCACGTCAGCGCCGTGCTCAAAAAACTCCAGCTTTCCAACCGCACCGAACTTACCCGCTGGGCCGCTGATCGTCGGATTGTATGA
- a CDS encoding ATP-binding protein, giving the protein MKPSKNAPENRRGPYQSPHNQPTYAWRQYTPASGFPVTPKQRLPLLRPKKKRVFCGVCRGLSLHLGVPVVWIRLAFVAATFLFGAGIVAYIFLWAFVPAGDPVTAEQERREAERRAANAPLSYGNADNIANAQYGNVSNPLSGNITNATNFSGTRQQTAHPSSSSSATTGNAGANGSENGETGNAPENLAQAFKSASKPSIIALIGIALIALAVVLETSPLPGDLTFGIFMALCGIGVAWIRFNAEDGQVRYLLIGVALMAIGYFICADSYTFSHHLPFSAAIAGVALLAGVALAIIPLANRFIHELSHEHALKEREEERADMTAHLHDGVLQTLALIQLHSDEPKTVFTLARKQERELRRWLYQERIPSDRSVSSGLKEIAARIEDQFGEPIDVVTVGDTQPSAQTDALLNASEQAMLNAAQHGAEPISVYCEVGAAQAEVFVRDHGNGFDQDAIPPDRLGIRQSIIGRIERRGGNVNIISRPKWGTEVHMTMPIPKENGSADGTTAEGAQAETGKR; this is encoded by the coding sequence ATGAAGCCATCGAAGAACGCACCGGAAAATCGCCGCGGCCCGTACCAAAGCCCGCATAACCAGCCAACGTACGCTTGGCGGCAATATACGCCGGCGAGCGGGTTTCCGGTGACCCCGAAACAACGACTGCCGTTGCTGCGTCCGAAAAAGAAGCGTGTCTTCTGCGGGGTCTGCCGGGGTTTGAGCCTGCACCTGGGCGTGCCTGTGGTCTGGATTCGTTTGGCTTTCGTCGCTGCAACGTTTCTTTTCGGCGCGGGCATCGTAGCCTATATCTTCTTGTGGGCATTCGTTCCGGCCGGAGACCCGGTTACCGCCGAACAGGAACGGCGCGAAGCCGAACGAAGGGCCGCGAACGCGCCTTTGTCATATGGCAATGCCGACAATATCGCAAACGCACAATATGGAAACGTCAGCAATCCCCTATCCGGCAATATCACCAATGCCACTAATTTCTCTGGTACCCGGCAACAAACAGCCCACCCATCTTCATCGTCATCTGCTACAACCGGCAATGCAGGCGCCAATGGATCAGAAAACGGCGAAACAGGCAATGCCCCCGAAAACCTTGCGCAGGCCTTCAAAAGCGCTTCGAAACCGTCGATTATCGCACTGATTGGCATTGCTCTGATTGCGCTGGCGGTTGTTTTGGAAACCAGTCCGCTGCCCGGCGACCTTACCTTCGGCATTTTCATGGCATTGTGCGGTATTGGTGTGGCATGGATCCGCTTCAACGCTGAGGACGGGCAGGTACGTTACCTGCTTATCGGCGTGGCGCTGATGGCGATTGGCTACTTCATTTGCGCCGACTCCTATACATTCAGCCATCATCTGCCGTTTTCCGCAGCTATCGCCGGCGTCGCGCTTCTGGCAGGGGTCGCGTTGGCTATCATTCCGCTCGCGAACCGGTTCATCCACGAACTGAGCCATGAGCACGCGCTCAAGGAACGCGAAGAGGAGCGAGCCGACATGACCGCGCACTTGCACGATGGCGTACTGCAAACCCTCGCACTCATCCAACTACACAGCGACGAACCGAAAACCGTGTTTACACTGGCGCGCAAGCAGGAACGCGAGTTGCGTCGATGGTTGTATCAGGAACGGATACCTTCTGACCGATCGGTGAGCAGCGGGCTCAAAGAGATTGCGGCACGCATCGAAGACCAGTTCGGCGAGCCCATCGACGTGGTAACCGTCGGCGATACGCAGCCCAGCGCCCAGACCGACGCACTGTTGAACGCCAGCGAACAGGCGATGCTCAACGCCGCGCAGCATGGAGCGGAACCGATTTCGGTCTATTGCGAAGTAGGCGCCGCGCAGGCCGAGGTCTTCGTGCGCGATCACGGCAACGGATTCGATCAGGACGCTATCCCACCGGACAGACTCGGTATCCGTCAGTCCATCATCGGCCGTATCGAAAGACGCGGCGGCAACGTCAACATCATTTCGCGTCCAAAGTGGGGAACGGAAGTCCATATGACCATGCCGATTCCGAAGGAAAACGGCAGTGCGGATGGCACAACGGCAGAAGGCGCTCAAGCAGAAACAGGCAAACGATGA